In the Rhododendron vialii isolate Sample 1 chromosome 2a, ASM3025357v1 genome, gggtgaactttacaccttggaggcatttggagccgaagagctagcccggatggaagaacaagcggagcagtagttaggaaccttagttccctcccgtttgtaataaaagtacttcttttaagtttttgttgtaataaaagagccagactcagtttttatttcaataaaatgttttatttaacgtacccaaaattcggggcgttacacaacaGGTCAAAGACGGAACTGTTCGTAGGTATTGGTTGGAAGACAATCTACTCCATGCCAAAAGAGACAGATTATATGTCCCTGTTCTTGGGGGCTTGAGGCAGGAGTTGCTTAGAGAAACCCACGATCCACAGTGGGCTGGCCATCCAGGAAGGCAGCGCATGTTGGCTTTGTTGTCACGCTCTTATTATTGGCCAAAGATGGAGGACGACGTGGAAGCCTTTGTCAAAACCTGCTTGGTTTGCTAACAGGATAAGACGGAGCGGAGGAAAGAGGCAGGGTTGTTGCAGCCCTTATCCATTCCAGAAAGCCTTGGGTTTGTATATCTATGGACTTCATTTCTGGGTTACCAAAAGTTGATGGTATGCATTCAATTATGGTTGTTGTTGATCGTTTCTCTAAGTATGCTGTTTTTATCCCTGCACCACAAAAATGTCCCGCTGAAGTTGCTGCTGACTTGTTTTATAAGTATGTGGTGAAATACTTTGGGTTGCCCGAAGACATTGTCAGTGATAGGGATACTCGGTTCATGGGTCGATTCTGGACAGTGTTGTTCAACTTGATGGGTTCAGAGTTGAAATTCTCCACAGCAAATCATCCGCAGACAGATGGCCAAACTGAAAGGATAAATTCGTTGTTGGAGGAGTACTTGAGGCACTATGTCACAGCAAGTCAATAGAATTGGGTGGAGTTGCTGGATAGTGCACAGTTTTGTTACAACCTGCACAGATCGTCATCGACGGGTGCTAGTCCGTTTGAGTTGGCTTCGGGCCAACAGCCCCTTACTCCTCACGAGGTGGCTAGGACCAGCACAGGAGGTCGGTGTCCTGCTGCTTACAAATTTGCTCGTGCAAAGCAAGAGTTGCTTGAGGAAGCCCAAGACAGTTTATCAAAGGCAGCGAAGCGAATGAAGAAGTATGCAGACAAAGGAAGGCGGCCACTGGAATTTCAAGTTGGGGATAAGGTTATGCTCAAACTTACTCCCCAAATCTGGAAGAAAATCAATAGCAAGAAGGTGCATCGCGGGTTGATTGCAAGCTATGATGGTCCTTTTGAAGTTGTAAAGCAAGTGGGGAATGTTGCTTATCGTTTGAAATTGCCGGACAGGTTGAAGATTCATCCCACATTTCACGTCAGTTTTCTAAAGCAATTCCATCCAGACTTGGTAAATGTGGGAAGAAAACAGGCTCAACGGGCTCCTCCTGTGATTCGGATGCAATTTGACAAAGAGGTGGACAGAATTCTGGATCATAAAATGGAAGGACAGAGCAAGAAAAATAGGAGAACCTCCTATTTGGTGAAGTGGAAGAGTAGGCCCGATTCGGAGGCTTCGTGGGAAAAGGATGTGACTTTGTGGCAGTTCGAAAAGCAAGTTCAGGAATACCTACAAACCTTACCGATGAGGACGTCGGCCTCCTTTAGTGGAGGTGgtttgttagcaccttgattttcaaggcttgctaagcttggctagcggtggcaccttgcaccctagccaaccggtggaaacttaggcatgaggcaggcatgtctttcCAAGGTGACTCGATGGTGTCGGTTGGTGTTGGCACTGGTCCATTAGGCAAGTGGCAGCTGGGATGGACGTGAAGGCCTGATGATTATTGGGGCAtagatgctaaacgggaagctaGCTTGTGGGACAACGCAATCagaaaacggctaagtatttggagttgggttggatcacgaaattaGCCAGACAGCCTTGATTGGGAtcaggcaaaacggttattgacggttactgcattctgcacatgttgctggcaGGCAGGGACAGATGTCCCCAACAGAATCAGGCAGTTATTGCCAGACAGTTTTATTTTCCTATGTGCTGGCAGCTTGTGGCTGTGCCAACACAACCCTAGGGCAGTTGAGAGTGTCAACTGCAGGTCATGAGGCCATCCCATGATCCCATTttacttagtggccacgttttatTGATTGTAGCCTTATATAGGCACTGCATTTTTTAGTCTAAGGCAGAGAGATGTTTTGTCTAGTACTCTAAGTGTTTTCTTTGTATTGTCGGTGCAATAAAAGGTTGGGACGGGTTCCTGTAAACGGTGTGCGTGCTAGACTTCATTCAaactcgtgtgtgtgtgttttattgtgttggctgagaccaagtcTTGCTggaaacttggtgccatcacgggtaGAATCTAGGCGAAATTCAGCCCCGTGACACCAGGGATATGGGGCTTTCTAATGTGGCGATTGAGTCGGATAGCTAGCAAGCCATTAACTTGAGCGTGTTTGAATTGGTTCCCCCGAAAGCTCTAGTGTTGGTGATGGATATCCGGAAGTTGGCTCGTGATGTTAGTCTCCATTTCTCCTGGGTTCGTAGGTCCGCCCAGTTTACGTAGTATGCTTTTTTCAGATTGCATTTCCCTTTGGataatgataatgccaaaataattttgttggtgccaaaactccaaTGCAAGAAAGACTTGTATACTGAATATGGTACAAGCCCATTATGCATTGGAGTTTTAGCACCACCAAAAACAATTTtaacattatcatttcccttccCTTTTTGTAGCCTTTTGGCATGCTTAtcagatcaaaaaaaacaaaagatgtaGCCCGTTAAAAATCGCTAGAGGCTAAATGCCTAACTGTTTGGCCAAGCTTCAATAGTGACTTTTATTATTCCGTCAAAATCGCAAGAGGCCAAATACCTAACTACTTGGCCAAGCCTAGCTGATGCATCAATGTCATTGCCAGAGCAATAGGGACTTTTATTCAAAGCTATGAAGCTATCCGACAGAACAGTACGTTGACATGGGTTTGAGCAAGAGGGCACGAGAAAGCGTCAAGTATTTGTTCTCTATGAGGTCGAATGTTCGAATCTTAAAAAGGTAAAACATTCCGAACTTTGGGGTCATTAGAGGGTTTGTACCATCGTTAACTTCAGGATTTCGGAATcagtcgaggtgcgcgcaaacAGGTCTGAACATctgattatgaaaaaaaaaaaatgaagcaagtTGATTGACACTGTACAATAAGATCTCTAACATCAAGTTTCCTACACTTGACACATGGGATACAAGGAAACATACTCCGTAGATAAATTGAAATGTCATCCAAATTTCTCACACAAAAGTAAGAATTTTTACTAACACGGGAGGGATCAGCTGGTAGCTTTCCATCTAATATTACAAAAGTTTACACAATCTTAATCTCCATCCTGCAAAACAATGGAAATAAAGAATAGAAAGTAACACATCAGTGCCCTACAATGGAGAAAAAAAGTAGTACCCTCAAAACGTTTTTCCATAGTGCACCAACCAAACGCCCCCTTTAGCAAGTGGGCCCGTTTGATCTAGGAAGAAGTGAAAGCTGGTAGGAGAGGAAGGGGGCCAAAGTCCAACTCCATCCGGTGCTTTTACGGGCAATTTTTAATGCAATCCAGATACAAAGAAGGATGATTGCTGGAACCAAAGAATATCAGTAATGGCGTAcaaggaaagaaggaaaaagatggGGGAAAATTACCTTTACCTAATTCCCAAGCTCCCTGTTATTCCATGATTTTCACACCATAGCAATCTAGCTAACCCGTTTGAATGTGATGCAACTTTTAAACTCAGAAATATGTCAAGAAGGCAACTGATGATATTATCCCCACAAGGCACAAAAAGAACCAACTGATGGCAAAATGTAATTTCCCCTGAAATGAAAGAGGACACCAAACCAATAATTAGGTATCATAGTATTTACAGAGCAAATAAGAGACTAAAATTTCGGAATTTATCGAAAGAAAAATGCACACTTCACATCTATCATAGCTTTTAAACAAAACCCAATACCCTGAGCTCCCCATAGTGTGTCTTGTAATGCGGCATCCAAGCGTCCATCTTGGCAATCAATAGTTCAGATATGTTGTTAATTCTTACCGATAAAAGTTAACTTTAACCCGTAAGAGTGCTTCAGTGAATCTGAATTATCGATTGCGGAAACGGACGATCGGATGACGCAGTAACGGGTGCAGTACAGGGAGCTCACTATAGGCTCCCCGAGTCCTGAGGTTTCAGCAAACTTCTTAACCGATAAATGGACATAAATAATGTTGGCTTTATCTTAAGTGGGAATGTTTCCCATAATCAATGAGAATGTCCCGTCCACAAAATCAACTGCTGCTACAAAAATGAATACCTTGCcctctcgaaaaaaaaaaaattagagataaTTTTTTCACGAGCAATCCTAAGATAAcaatttaaaacacaactctttACACAGCTGTGGCAAAAGCCGTTTGATACGCATCGACTCTCGTACACTGAACGGCTCCGAACAAAGTTGTGTTAGGTGTTTTATATTTTCATACTAATATATTGTGCACATTTGTTtaaatgcaccaacttttaaaaatctcaaataactctttaaattaattttgaagtttttaaaaCATTACACGCAAGAAGGTTTATATATTTTCATCGGAAAATAGCACTACCAGAAAATGATACGACAAATAATTGGACTGTCGTTTTCTTTCCGTTAGCCGAAAGGTGTCCGACTCTCCGTCACTAGTTACGATATTTAGCAAATGTCCCAATCGATGAGTATACTTCTAAACACAAAACAAATCTGAACGGAGTAAAAAAGTGAAGTGCTAAACTGCGCAGCATAAAAAACACAACTGAAACCTGCACCCCGCGCACGTTAGAAAAGCAACAACAAGAGTGTTCATTCAGTTCGCTCACCGAAGCTGACGAGATAGACAAGTAACCCGACGACGATCCCTGCGGCGGCAACGGCGTCAGCGGCGCCGTACCACCTGTATTGGTGTTCGAGCCTCCACCGCTCGTATTGGTCGCAACAGCAGTACTTCCGTTCAACCCCAGCAAATACGCAGGCGTTCCGTCCGGCTTAAACAAGCCGTAATTCCTCTCCGACGTCGGCCCGGGCTTCATGTTCTCGTTAAACAACGCGAACACGAACACGTTCAGCTCACAGTTCGGCTTCAACGGCGTCCCCTTCTTCTGCGCAATCAGCTTCAAAAGATTTCCATTATACTTCTTCGCGTTCTCCACCGTCGCTCCCGCTTCGTCCGAGTCTCCCTTCGACGGCCATCCGGTCTCCGAGATCTGCACGGACAGCTTGTTCTTGTAACCAACCGAGGCCAGAGCGTAGTACACGGCGTCGATCTGAGCGAACAGCATGTTGTCGTAGTGGAAGTTCGTGGCGGGATCTACTATCCCCGAGTTAGGCTGGAACAGGACGAAGTCGATCGGGATTTGCTTCGGATTGGACTTGTAAGCGAAGTAAGGATACGCATTGATGAGGAAAGAAGAACTGGTTTTGACATGGAAATCCAAGATCTGTGTAATACATCCCTTCAGATCCCGACGGAAGCTTCCAGATGACGGCGGATACGACGTCTCGAGGACGCCTAACTGGTGAGCGGTGGTTACGGTAACTTGTTTGTCCAAATTGAGGCTAACTAGCGCGGCGTGGACGCTGTTCATGGCGGGGAGTAGGTTGCCGGTCAGGGACGAGTCGTTGAAGGTTAGGACTTCGTTTCCGACGGCGATGCAGGTGATTTTAGTGGCGGGGAGGTAGGCTTGGACGTTGGTTTTGACCCAGGACAAGGCGGAGGCGGGGTCTTTGACCTTGGATAAGTACTCGTTGCCGAGTCCGACGATGAACTCGACGTTGGTGTTGGCAAATGCCTTGAGGACGCGCGGATCTGCGTCGTAGAGCTTGACTCTGCTTGCGCCGATGGATTTGACGAGGGGGACTACGTTTTCGGGGGACGGGAGGTTGTTCGCTATCTGGCCGTAGTTGATGCCCATTGCAGCCACCATTGCCGGAAACAGGatccctttaaaaaaaatgctagtACATTTCAGCTAATTTTAAACATTAATTAATAGAAGTGCACGTAAATTAAACCGAACATCGTAAGTTGTAagaaaaataaggaaagaaatAGCAATGGAGAGTGTACCTGAGATGAAGAGAAGGATGGAAGGAGGAGAGTGGAGTCTGTTGGAGTACTCCATGGGAGAAATGGAAGGGTGAGAAGTGAGTGGAGATGGTTGgggatcgagagagagagagagagagagagagatgtgagagaggaggaggggagTAGGAGTGGGATATTGTGTTACTAGTTACTAGTGACAGTGTACTGTGATGGGGACAAAAGGATTAGGTGGCCTGGCCGGTGAGAAGATATCTGTACTGTTGGGTTGGGTGGCTAATGAATATGAATGTCGACGACAGTTTTACTTCTTCACTTCActtcactcactcactcactcactcactcatgAAATGGAGTTGGAGATTTGGAGGTATCTGTATTCTGTGAATCTGTAGTAGTGTAGATTGTATGAAGAGTTGGATTGGATCCATGGACGGATGCGCCGTTATACTTAACGTCACCGCCCAACCAAACTTTTGGAAAAAAGTCATCAAATTGAATATGGTTTCTTTGACTCTACTACTGATCTGTTTGACAACTGTTACTATAGTTTTTAAATGGATTTGTCGTTTCAGTTACCCGTAAAACACCTCACTGTAGCTTGTTTTTACGTGGATAGTATGAAGAGCTGGATTGGATCCATGGACGGATGCGCCGTTATACTTGTCGTTTCATGAGATATTTTTAAattcgtaatgaatttcatatccaATATAGATATcgtttaatagatctcgattaattctataatacaatatttttaaaatcacaaaaaatattataaattataaaatataattaattgaaaagtgataCAGACTTtcaaaaagaataattaaattgggatggagggagaaTAGTAGCAGTTTCTAGAGACAAGGTAAATTCTCCAATTTTGTGTcccaattatttttaatcactcTCCTTTCCTAGTTTTTGAGCTGGAAAATCTACATTTTTAGCTACCACCATTCTCCATATCGTTTGTATGCTCATGTTATCGCTACCAATGATCGAGTCTACACAATTAAGAGTCCTCATAATAAAAACAAGTTATTTTGGATATCATAAAGGACTTGATTAATGAtatttctctaaaaaaaaagtggtagAGACAAATTTAATGAATTGATCAAGTAAATACCGTTCTTTTATAGGAATCCTAAAATTaatgttttaaataaattgagctG is a window encoding:
- the LOC131317626 gene encoding glucan endo-1,3-beta-glucosidase 11-like isoform X2, coding for MEYSNRLHSPPSILLFISGILFPAMVAAMGINYGQIANNLPSPENVVPLVKSIGASRVKLYDADPRVLKAFANTNVEFIVGLGNEYLSKVKDPASALSWVKTNVQAYLPATKITCIAVGNEVLTFNDSSLTGNLLPAMNSVHAALVSLNLDKQVTVTTAHQLGVLETSYPPSSGSFRRDLKGCITQILDFHVKTSSSFLINAYPYFAYKSNPKQIPIDFVLFQPNSGIVDPATNFHYDNMLFAQIDAVYYALASVGYKNKLSVQISETGWPSKGDSDEAGATVENAKKYNGNLLKLIAQKKGTPLKPNCELNVFVFALFNENMKPGPTSERNYGLFKPDGTPAYLLGLNGSTAVATNTSGGGSNTNTGGTAPLTPLPPQGSSSGYLSISSASGKLHFAISWFFLCLVGIISSVAFLTYF
- the LOC131317626 gene encoding glucan endo-1,3-beta-glucosidase 11-like isoform X1, with protein sequence MEYSNRLHSPPSILLFISGILFPAMVAAMGINYGQIANNLPSPENVVPLVKSIGASRVKLYDADPRVLKAFANTNVEFIVGLGNEYLSKVKDPASALSWVKTNVQAYLPATKITCIAVGNEVLTFNDSSLTGNLLPAMNSVHAALVSLNLDKQVTVTTAHQLGVLETSYPPSSGSFRRDLKGCITQILDFHVKTSSSFLINAYPYFAYKSNPKQIPIDFVLFQPNSGIVDPATNFHYDNMLFAQIDAVYYALASVGYKNKLSVQISETGWPSKGDSDEAGATVENAKKYNGNLLKLIAQKKGTPLKPNCELNVFVFALFNENMKPGPTSERNYGLFKPDGTPAYLLGLNGSTAVATNTSGGGSNTNTGGTAPLTPLPPQGSSSGYLSISSASVSELNEHSCCCFSNVRGVQVSVVFFMLRSLALHFFTPFRFVLCLEVYSSIGTFAKYRN